The sequence TGTGCTAACAGGCTTTCTGCAGATCACTGGCAGTTTGACTGCAGTGGAAAGTAATGGGGCTGGCAGGGCGGAATCAATTACTGGCCACAACAGATTTTCCCACAGGTCAGAGCTTGGGAAAGCAGTACTTTACTGCAGAGCAGACAGCTGGCACTGAGCATCCACTGGGAAAGGAGCTGGcacttaaaaagaagaagaaaaaaaaagctttgctttgcttttttttttctttctttaaacttatAGCGCAAAAATATTTGGcccatttctctttatttacttCCTCAATAATTCCCATATGGATTTTATTCCAGTTtgcattaaacaaataaaacaacagtcataccaccaaaaaaaaaaaaaaatcctcttttttttgtcagactgCTTCTCTTGACTCTGTTTTTCCTGGACCACACATACAGAAAAGAAGTCATTATCATTAACTCACACAGCCAGTGTCTCTCATTTTAGTCAGCATTAACCCAACAGATATGTTTCAATTAGAGGCCACAAGCCTCACCAactttgtacacacacacatacacaccattGATATGCAAACAATGTTCTTCCTGTAGCTACACAATGTGTGGCCTTAAAAAGCGAGCTCGCTTTTCTCGTGAGGACATCACGTGCCGTCTCCTGTGGCGCTTATTTAGGGACCGGTCTTGTGATCTGCCTTCCCGCTATTGTGAACTGGCACAAGTTAAGTGGTGCTATAGGCCGAGCGCTGGCGAAACCCCCATGAAACAAGAAGATCGGCGgagctttaattttttatttcgtgtgtgtgtgtgtgtggggggggggggggtgtaacGAACTCCCACCACTGACACTGAGACGCTGGTGTCGGTGTTACGACCCGAGGAGTTGGtcttaggaagaaaaaaaaaaagaaaacaaaacctccgCTTAACAAAAGAAACGAGGAAGTCAACATATCCTTCTTGGCTTTACCTATCCAGAAAGCACAAATAGAATCGGTGCCAACAAAGGCAGGAAAGTAAAGAATGAGCAAGGCGGGTGTGTTCTGGTCAAACAGTGGGAATGGGTCTCAGGCCCGGTCCGGTCCCTGCCCAATATAGCGCCTGGGTGCTGACTGAAGCGAGAGGGggacagacaggaagctgtGGGCCATAGGATAACATTGTTGTATGGAAGCTGTCTGGGAAACGTTTCCCCGagtcagaatgttttttttttccttttctccttaAACCAGCATGGGTGGCATTACCTCTGCCTTGCATAATTTAATGCAGCAAAGCTCGAGCTCTTCCTCGAGTCTGGTTGAATAAAACACGGACGAGGAAGTTACCTCACAAACTCAGATGGCTTTCTGATgacccctcacacacacaagcacacacacacaaacgcaaaCTTCACAGCAGCAGTTGTTGAGTGGCAGCTATAAGATGTCGGGATGGTGTGCACGCAGGATGCAGGCACGGCTGTgagcgccgccgccgccgacAGCCACAACGGTTGACATAGTAAATCAATCCTGATGTGGGACGGaggtgggaggggggagcgggagGGAATGAGCCTCTGTCAGACACACTCCCCCCCCCGTCAGCCAGTCAGCCAGCCGGGGGAGAGACCGTCGACGGGTGGGAGAACACTCGCCGGGAAGCGCTCACACGGAGATTGAGTTACCACGGAATTAGATCAGGGCTGTGGGAAACAGCACCTCCTAAACACACcctgagtcacacacacacacgtgcacgcgcgcacacacgcacacgtaAACACAGCGGCGCATACTCAGGACACACTCTCGCACACAAAGAGTCACCCGGGGAAACCTGAGGGAAGATTGAGGAAGGCAGCTGGGCACACGCCAGTTCGAAACAAATGCCTGCTTATACCTTTTTAGCTTCCTGGCACACGGTTCGAGGCCGGCTTCTTGAGATTGGTGCCGACGGCCGCGCCAGTGGTCGCCGGCCGGGCTGGCACGCCGCTGGAGTTGTCcaatttaaagataaatctATGGAGAAATGGGGCAGCCGGACGTGAATGAGCCCGAGCAGAACACAGTCGGGCGGAGGCAGAGCTCGCGCTGCGCCCACATCACAGGGCAGACGGGCACGGAGGGAATGTTTTGGTGAGGGTTTTATGGAAACGAGTCATAATAACAATCGGGAAGCCAACGCTGGTGTGGAGGACCCATAGGCTGGTGCAAGTGTCTGAGTAATTAGGCCTGTAAATGTGGACCAAGTGGCACAAAAACATCAGATTAGCATTTATGCCCAAGCAGTCATGAAGAGGCCATGTGTGGTGAAATGTTGTGAGCTCTCACATGATCCGTTAGgactcggagtatgtgttgaggatgactctcagctactgccacacccaattttagctcagcgttttaaaaagaatcaacGGCTATTTCTATCTGATTAACTGTGGCGGGGCTCCTTAAACCACATATACCTGCCACCGCTGAGACGTCCTGGGAACAGAAAGTGCTGGAGCGCACCCGGAGCAACAGCTGCGGGGAATCAAACTCTCACCCGCACTCGTCCACGCACGTTGAGTTAACAACTGACCTGACGGAGCAGAAACAGCTGCGCCTCAACAAGGTATAGCGGTCGGAGAGACCAGGCGGAGGGGGTGGGGGCGGGTGGGGCTCTGGTTCAGTTTCCCCTGATGGCATTAACAGACACGTCAGGGGGTCAGAGCCGAAACTAGATCCAAACATCGAGTGATTTCCCAGAATGTCATATGTctgagggggaggaaaaaacagagaggaaatagtttatttaaataaatacaaatcaaaagcaaacaaaaacaagtgaataaaCACACTGAAGGCATGCTGTCAGGGTAAAGGTGATACAAATGTCGTTAAAAAGCAGTATAACAagtaatatttatttgtctgagATGTGGTGTAATAACATTTGTATCGGCAATATTGTTGTCTAAGCAAGAACTAACAACAACagacattaaactaaaaaatatgaaagtaaataaagatttattgcaTCTCTGGTGTTATCAATGATGcctaaacagtaaaaaacaacacacgTCTGCTTTGATTTATAGcataaatgtcaataaaaaaaaaacatttttcatgaaTGTAGTGCATTCTCTGTgtattttcatataaaatacAATGTAAATAATCCTACAGAAGATGGTTTTCTGCCTAAACAAATCCTTCATTTCCAAGTCATTGCTGCTTGTAGTAATTATCTGAATGATTATAATTGTTATGTatttgaaagtttgattaataTTATTACATTTCAATTTAATACAATTTCTTAAGTGAAAAATTAGCCAAAGTTTGCACTTTGAGCCAAATGCATGATTATCCCACCCTAAACAGTCTGTCTCTGTTATTTTTGTATGGATTaacttgaaatgttttgcagcttgagcttttatattttggttTCTTGTCCTCACTGTAAAGAAGATGGGGGGGAATCattattatttagaaaatcTGCCTGCACCAGTTGACCTGTTTGCAGTGGGAGGACTGGGAGTTTAATGGGGAAAACAGGGCAAAGCTGTGAAGCTTCCATATTGATTAGCAGAGTTGTTTGACAACACAGCTGACAGCTCAGGGGTtcactgtctgtttttatttgttcatgaaAATCGAAAGTTCCGAGCTTCGAGTCGGAAAATCCATCTGGAACGGCCTCCGAAGTCGGCCatctttaaaatccaaaatggctgctctGCACAACAAAGTGGCGATAGCTtcagtaataaactttttttccccgCTTCTgtcactttatattttttagaaagcATGTtccttcactttttaaatgcacagaaCATAAAGAAATACACAATTTAAGGATGTTAATGCTGGCACAACTATGGAcaaattaaacttctttttttttctaggtgcAGCTGAAATGAAACGTCATTCCCAAATGGGAGATCGGAATTACGAGGTTAATGGAACGCAGCATAACACCGGAAACTGCAAGGCTTGACAATCAGTCCACAAAATAAACTACCCCCAAAAGTGGAATTTTAAATGCATATGACGTGTTTCTATCCCTTAAGATTTAACAACGTACCTTAATTAGAAGTTTCATTTCACTTAACCCCCACCCTGGCTTTTTCGTTGATAACGTTCTACTCACGTGTCACTCAAACGCTAGCTTAATTCTAACTGGCTAACCATTCACAAGTCCCGCCCACACCGAAGCGGACGCCCCGCCCCCTCCCTCTCAGTGTGGAGAAGCTGAAAGGCTGGTTTTAAAGTGTCGCTCAGAGCCGCTGCTGCTGGCAGTCCTCTGTGGGAAGTTTCTGTGACACTTTAGTTTCTTCGTTACTGAAGGTTTGGAGGCAGAATGAAGCGAAGCAACAACTACAGCTCGTCTGACAGCGACCTGGACGATAACGTGGAGGTAGAGAAGGACAGTGGCGACGAAAATGGGTATGATAACTtcatatttttggtttttgggtAAACCTACTTTcgactttgtgacttttttttgctttgatatTTCTTGTTATAACCTTTAGGCATATTTTGTCAATTTGTAATTCACTGTTACTGAAGCTCaaaatgctgtcattttaaaattattattatttatttgttctaaaaatctacaactttttaactttcagtCAACTTGACTCCCATGGATCGATGTCACCCACCACAACCACACAGGTTCAGGCCAGAAAAAGGCGCAGAGGGGTGTGTGAACTTGTgatcttcattttaaaattgtacttttcttcttttgggtCACACATatctataaatgttttatttatgttgataTTTGCTTAACAGATCATTGAGAAAAGGAGACGTGACCGGATCAATAACAGTCTGTCTGAACTGAGGAGATTGGTGCCAAGTACTTTTGAGAAACaggtactgtgtgtgtgttgattcaGGTCGTTGCAGAATGGGAGTAATATCGAGTGACACTATATTTTGCCATCTCTCCACAGGGATCAGCTAAAttggaaaaagcagaaattttgCAGATGACAGTGGACCACTTAAAGATGCTCCATGCTTCCGGTGGAAAAGGTGAATAGGTTTTGTCTTGCAACGTTAATGCAACGAGCTGTGCTCTAACCGGAGAGCTCATTTAAACCGGCTGTTTTCCTTCCCGACAGGTTACTTCGAGGCTCACGCTCTCGCTAAGGATTACCGCAGCTTGGGTTTCAGGGAGTGCCTGGCGGAAACGGCTCGCTACCTGAGCATCGTCGAGGGCCGGGACAGCACGGAGTCCCTGAGGGTGCGCTTGGTGTCCCACCTCAGCAGCTACGCCTCCCAGAGGGACGTGCACACGGGGCTGGAACATTTAGCCTGGGGCTCTGCCTACGGGACTCCCCCTGCCCACCTCCCACACCAGCTCCTTCTACAGCACCCCCAGGGCAGGACGCCCGCACCCAGAGCCAACAGCAGCccgacctcctcctcctcctcctcctccccctcgcCTTCCACATCCTCCCCCTCCACCGAGGCGTCTGGGACGTCCAGACTTAGCATCCTGACCCCAACAGAGTCCCTGAAGGTGCCCCCTAACGGCTCGCGAGCCCTCAGCCTGCCCGTGCCATCCTCTAAGCTTTCGGCGCCGCTCATCCCGTCCCTGTCCTCGCTTTCGGCCTTCCCCCTCTCCTTTGGCGCCTTCCCTCTCGTCTCCCCCTCGGCCTTGAGCGCAGCGAGTCCCTCCTCCGCCGTGACGAAGCCTTACAGGCCCTGGGGCATGGAGATCGGGGCCTTCTGACGCTAACCATGGACTGAAGGCAACAGCTGAGCTGTGCCCACCCCATCACAGGCAGACGCAGCCAGGACAGCAGATGTTTTCTTAGAGATAAACCACAGAGGAGTGaaacaaagtgatttttattttaattttttttagaaacaagtGGGAAAAGTTGCAGGAGGTAGTAAGAGCCTCCCTGTATgacatttacttaaaaaaagacagaatttgaaatgattttgttaTGACATTTACTGAGTTGTTGACTAATTTTGGTAGCCTGCACTGCCTCCAGGTTGAGGACCTACAAAATGACATGAATGGGCCATGAATACATTCACTGTAAGTACAGTTTAGACTCCATAGATGACATACTGAAATGTATCATGTTTAGCAAAGATTTCTGCATTGAAATGTGTgtagagttgttgttttttgttgttttttttcttgtgatgtCGGAACAACGCGCCACAGTTGGAGAACTAACTACTTGAGACCTGGAAGTTTGCATCTCTGTAtctatttgtaatatttttgtaCCAATAAATCGAGTCTAAAGTGTTTAAAAGATGGGTAAAAACGAGTGTTCGCTGTTTCATTCTCTCCTCTGAATGCTACGGATTTCAAATGTACAATCAGCAGAGATTTATCCAGCTGATTAAAAACTATATTTGGTCTCAAATGACATTTAACCTGCAGGTGCATCTTTGTTGCAGTCCAATGGAAGTTAATCAAGAGCTAATAAGTCCCCAGTTATTGAGTTCCTTTACAGTGTGCCAGGTTAAGTAACCCAATCCAAGTGCATTGTTGCCCCTATGAATACCCAGGAAATCATTAAGAGCCAGAGGAAATCCTTTACAATGTTGCCCTGACCTCACTGGCCTGGGTTGGTCTGAAACGGAGACAATAGTGTGAACAGGATGAGGACATTGGAGGAAAACGGTCGTCAAGTGTCAGCAACACGAGGAACAGCTGGACCCGTAAATCACCGCTCTGTTCCAACGAACAGGTTCCTGGTCCAGCCGTTCAGAGCCAGATAACTGGGGGCGGCGAGCGATAATGTAACTGCCTCTGGGTTTGTCTGttatgttaacaaaatatctcatgatccgcCGAATGGGTGTTGATCACTGGTTAACTTTTGCAGTCCACCCGATTCCAGATGGCCGTCATGGCTAATTGGGGTTTAGTGAATGAAAAacagttggttttacagataataaactaaaatttggtctgCTAGTAGTCGAGAGTTTTTCCTAATACATACTCCAAGGTGCTAACAAATTAGGCAAAATGTTGCAATATTGCGTGTGACTGTgtcaactttattttcaagatttgactggctttaactctgtcgtttaactctggcatgaaaggtggcgggtgatatgcattcctttaattgttttaattgccTTTAATGAATCTGCTTCTGCTTCCAGGTGGGGCAGTGATTGACTCTTTAATTCATTGACTGGAGGTGTTAAATGAACCTCGTCACAATTATTATTCTCAGAACTTAGGTAAGGTAAAAGGAAGTTCACAGCCAGTGTTTCAGTGcctattttataaacttgtaattttttttttttaaactagtgGCCTTCACAGGTTCTGCTCTTACCTTGATTTCTGTCTTCCAAATAAATCTGacactgccccctgctggtagAACAACAGccttaccaaaaaaaaaaaaaaaaaaaagagagagagcatCCATTGGAAGTGTTTGCAATGAAACATTTAGGCTGGAACAGATCACGATTAATGAGGTGCTAAAGACTTTAATTCTCAGGATGTGTAGATAACTGGTTCTTTTATTTGGCAGTTTACAGTCCCCCTTGTGTTTTGATACAGAAACGTTTTGGATGCAGCATGCCATGTTTACAGAACCCCAAATTTTTATTTAGCAAAGCTTTCACAGAAACTTATCGAAGGgagaaacacaagcagcagagttaTGCAGGCAGATATCAGTGGTATACTGAAttaggaaagaaagaaaaagagactaATGTATTCTGTTTGCTCGATGTAAAGCGTCCTGCATTCGTTTTCTACCTAAAATCCTAAAGAGAGAAGTTGCTACCTAAAGGTAAATCTGTCATTCGGACACCCACACAGACATACGGGATTTTTCACACTATCAATACCAAGATGGGAGCGACGGCACATTCCACGGTCCAAGACACTGTGCATGATACCAGTACGGTGTCGTGACATTCATTCGTTTGTACGATTCATTCCTAAATACTGTGTTCTCAGCAGAGCTATTTATTTGGCAAAGGATTCACTGAAAAAAATGGTGCTGTCGGGTGGAATATGCAAGTGTATATAAACAGTTGCTCCCTTTAAGCAAAGACATTCTTAATAACAATAAAGCACCTATACAGTCCGTTATCAAGCTCACGTCAGGGGAAGTGGACGCTTTCTGAATCTGTGGCTTTTGGGCCTAATGTTACGTTTCCCTAGCGTGCGTGTTGAGGATGAGTAGGTGCGGGGAGATGAAGACGCCTCCCCCCCCAGGATCTCGCAGAGTTTGTAGCGTTCAGTACACCAAGCGTCACTcgtcacaaaacacacacacacacacagaaaaacattgtcGTCATGACATCTTTCAGGAAGTTACGCCACAAACGTTCATTAACCACCAACTCACAAGACAGAGGcctttcacaaaataaattaatagatttaaaaaaaaaaaaagctgtggagccaaactgaactaaaacaatagttaaaagacaaataaaatgtttaaaattgtaCAGTGCAGGACAGTACCGAGTTTGCATGTACAATACTTGACATAAATAGACTGTTAAATCAATGTAACAATAAATCAGTCAAACAGTAGCTAGCTCTAGCTAGGTTAAGCTAGCTAGCTACTGTTTGCAAGCTATCTATCTGTCTAGCTAGCTAGCTGATAGCTACGTAAGATGGCTATGATAGATATATAAGCTAGCTAGCTTgattatagatagatagatagatagatagatagatagatagatagatagatagatagatagatagatagatagatagatagatagatagatagatagatagatagatagatagatagatagatagatagatagatagatagatagatagaaaagAATAATTTACAAATTAAGAGTCAAATGCTTAAGCTCTCtctaaaatcaacaacaaaaggGTGTTACTGATGTTTGTATCACTACTACTGATAGTTGTGAACACTCTGTTGTGATAAGATGTGCAGTGATGTAAAGGTGAGATCTTTGAGCCTCTCGGCCTTCAGGGTCAACTGTCTGTTGGGGGCTGAGGGCAGGTTCGAGGGTAGATGGACGGACAGAGGTCAGGGTTTGTGTGAGGCTCATGCTAGCAACTCTTCCTTCAGCTCTTTGTTCTTGCGCACTTCCATGGCATGCctctcctgaaaaaaaaaaacaaaaacaaagaagacacaCGTTGAGCATGACTGAGTACCAGGACAGCTAGTCGTGCAGTTTGATCAGATGCCTCTGGAGGTCTCACCTTCTCCTGTAGGCGCTCCATCATGGCCGCCAGGTGGGCTTTGCGGTTCTCCCTGATCTGCTCCATCTTCATCTGGAGCTTCTCCTCAGCCATCTTGCTGAAGTTGCTGTTCTCCTCCATGGCCTTTAGCAACACGTCCCGCTCGTGCTCCCGCTTCTCTGCCAGAACCTTCAGCACCTGGGCCTCCTGGTACTAAACatgcaaccaaaaaaaacaaaaacaaaaaaacaatcccatCCAGTTAAATCGTTTTAAACAGTCTCCATTTCAAACAGCCAAAGTCATTTGACAGAAAGGAAAATACCCTTCTCCTCTCTTCAGCAGCCTCCAGTTTCTTCTCAATGTCCTCCAAGGAGATGTCCCTCTTTGGGGGCGAGGGGAGGCTGTGGGCTACGTCCGACACCGGAGACAAGGGCTTGAGAATCACCTCGAAGGCCTGCCCCGAGGCTCGCTTGTCTATAGGCTTCACCTCCATGTCTGTAAATCACACAGCTACCATGACAACGCCACCAACTCTCAATCTGCGCGTCAAACGCATCaggttaataaatattaatgccTCCGTCTGCAGGGCAGAGAAAACAGTCGTGTGGGGACGATGTGTTTCGGCGAAGCAGAAAATCAACGCATACCTTCAAACTCGCAGGCGAGCTTCTTGCGAGACTCGGGGTAAAAGCAGGAGCAGATGAGAGAGAGGACGGACAGCTCCTTCATCTTCTCTTTGTACGCTGTTGGGACATAACGGTACATCAGCACTGGGGTGAGGTGAACGGCCTCTCTTGCTTTcggagacaaacaaaaagaatcgGTCAGGCAAAAATAAGACCCAGCTGAGGTCGCGACTTAGCCAAACTAAAGGCCTAATCATTCCTCGAAGGAAGGTGCAGCcaatttgatcaaaccttgCGAATGATCCGTGCTGCGATAAGTTAGAgggtcactctcagctactgccgcaTCAAACATTAGCTCAGCGTCTGTAATTCTGACAAAGCTGTCGTCATTTGTgcgttggctaatgtcgatgtatagctgtgatggccatcttgaatcgggctgactcCAGATATGAATCAGTTAGAGTGGCGCATCCAGCCATTACTTCCTGTGAAATTCAGTAAAATCCACACGGCGGCCCAAGAggtatttcgctaacagacagcgCTGACTTGGATAGTTACTGACGACATTTTAAGAGTAGGTCTTGCGCGGTCATTTAGCTCTTGAAGCATGAGTTGGGGGTGATGCTCAGCGACAACCACACCCGATTTTAACCCAGACAGAATCTGGAGAATCGACCGAGTTCCAGCCATTTTTCCTGCTTTGCTGCGGCGGACATCTTGAACATTCATGGCTCCAAacgtcaatcagctgtagatgtacacccagtgattactttctgaaaagattcattcaaatccgtggagcggttcaggagatattttttGCTAAAACGACAGATAAACGaacacacatgaaaaaaaacatgcctttGAAGTCAGATATTGATATATAAAAACTATTTCATGTACTTTGGATACTTTGGAACCATCTGATTTCTTTTTGCATCCGGGATCCATTTCAAGTGAAATGGATTAAAATGTGCGGTGGCGCTTCATTATTTATTGACAGTGCATGCTGATGGAGGAGCTATATAGGGTTCGTCCACTGAGAGGTGAGAGCAAATCTAACAGACGGAGCCTGCAGGTTTCTTTGTCCTGCGGGTAAGTTCAAGAAGCCCTCTGCATGCCTGCACTATCGGTACCCATTGTGTTGTAAGAAACAGCCGATCGGTGATGTGGCCCTTCAGATTTCTGACCAGGAGCCTGCCTGGCTCATCGGAGAGGATTGCAGATTGTCAGAGCCTTCTGTTGCaaagtgtgtaaaataaataaatttaaaaagaaagaaagaaagaaagaaagaaaggccTCTGTGCTGCAGGGCTGGCCTGCCTCCATGCACCTTGTTGTACACATGTCACCCCTCTCAGCACGTACGGAAGCCAGTCAGCACCGCATGGTGATAAAACTACCAAATATaatgctttttaattaaaaaataagacatttaaagGTATGTAAACACacccacaaaaacaaatatgctAAATAGCTGGCCTGCTAACTTCAGCAGGGTGATACACATAATCTAATTTGTTACTGATGTTAGTCTTTAAGTGCTAATATATAATGTTTCCAGTTGAATATGTCTggatttttgacttttttttaaatttcaagatCAATTACAAGGCATGCCACAGATGGAGATGCACCCTGAagcggggggggggacaaagCTGGATAAAAGGGACAACCGTGTTTCAGTGGGGGGTGGGAGAAAAGAGGGATAAACCGGGTTAAATAAATGTGGAACCGGTTTAGATCCTAACTAAGTCACGTACTGAGAGGAACGAAGCGCTGGGAGGATTCGTGTCGGCAACAGCCCAGCGTCTTGGGCGGGGTCCGTCTGCAGTGTGCTGCATGTCCTCCGCGGGAGGATGAGGAGGCAGGCTttgaaaatcatctttaaaaaatgaaatgatctAATGACACTGAACAAGAGCCATTAAGGCGACgtttgataataataataatagatttaaaaaagaaaagaaaataggcGAAGATGCTGAACCCGCGGccctttttctgtctttgattTTCAGACTCTGCGGAGATTATTTTACTCAGCAGGAAGGAAACAAGAGAGATCTGGGACCAAGCAGGTGAGCTACACCGGGCCGAcaggtccatccatccatccatccatccatccatccatccatccatccatccatccatccatccatccatccatccatccgagTGCTTaccggtcgctgttttggcCATGGCTGGTGGGTTCTCTCCGCAGAGGATGCTGTGGGTTCGGTTCTGGCCGGTGCTGCGgttcggttctgttctggtgcTGCTTTAAGGCACTGAGTCAGCGAACAGACCGGGGCAAGGACCGGACGGCAGGCTgataggaggaggaggaagaggaggagggagcgcccgcgcacacacacacgggagCGCGcccgcagcagcagcatccaCCTGTCTGATCGCAGCCCGCCACGCCCACACACACGAGACCAAAGGGATCTGTTGGAGGGATGCGTATCGCCCGCCACCGGA is a genomic window of Kryptolebias marmoratus isolate JLee-2015 linkage group LG16, ASM164957v2, whole genome shotgun sequence containing:
- the LOC108241929 gene encoding hairy/enhancer-of-split related with YRPW motif protein 1-like — encoded protein: MKRSNNYSSSDSDLDDNVEVEKDSGDENGQLDSHGSMSPTTTTQVQARKRRRGIIEKRRRDRINNSLSELRRLVPSTFEKQGSAKLEKAEILQMTVDHLKMLHASGGKGYFEAHALAKDYRSLGFRECLAETARYLSIVEGRDSTESLRVRLVSHLSSYASQRDVHTGLEHLAWGSAYGTPPAHLPHQLLLQHPQGRTPAPRANSSPTSSSSSSSPSPSTSSPSTEASGTSRLSILTPTESLKVPPNGSRALSLPVPSSKLSAPLIPSLSSLSAFPLSFGAFPLVSPSALSAASPSSAVTKPYRPWGMEIGAF
- the stmn2a gene encoding stathmin-2a, with the translated sequence MAKTATAYKEKMKELSVLSLICSCFYPESRKKLACEFEDMEVKPIDKRASGQAFEVILKPLSPVSDVAHSLPSPPKRDISLEDIEKKLEAAEERRRYQEAQVLKVLAEKREHERDVLLKAMEENSNFSKMAEEKLQMKMEQIRENRKAHLAAMMERLQEKERHAMEVRKNKELKEELLA